In Brassica napus cultivar Da-Ae chromosome A3, Da-Ae, whole genome shotgun sequence, the sequence AGTTAGCTTAGCTTTATCCGTATGCTTTCATTAATTGTGGTATCTAATGACTGGAGGAACAACCAGATTGCTTGAGTTAGGGACAAACATGGTCTATGTAGACTTCATTGGTGTAGCAGCTTGAGCTTTGTTTATGATTTGCAGTTAGTTTAGCTAAGCTCTCTGTGTTGACTTGGATTAAGTGACTGGAGAGGATCAGTTTATGTGCTTGTTGAAAACGTATATCTCACGGATATAAGTTGGGATTTCAGGTTCCGGATTGTTTAAGAAGAAAGGGTTTAAGGGATCATTTGCGGATGCGGGTCAGTCTGCAAAGGTGACTAAGttttgagtctttatgaattTGAGTATGTTCAATGGAACTTCACAGAGTAACTGTGGTTTTTTACCTTGTTAGACTTTTGCGGTTCTATCAGGAGTACACACTTTGGTTGTTTGCCTTCTGAAGAAACTGCGTGGGAAAGATGATGGTGAGACTAATCCCGCTTCTCCATCTTGTCCCTTCTAATTTCTAcgatattaatataatattgatGCACAGTCACTTACTCGTTTTATATGATCTCCATTTTGCAGCGATTAACGTTGGAGTTGCTGGTTGCTGCACCTGACTTGCTCTTAGTTTCCCCGGTAAGAACTAGTATAACATTTCTAAACTCATATCCCGGCATTTGCAAGTGTTTTATCAGCACTATTCCTTTGCAATTAAGATGATAAACTCTCTGACCTATTTACGTTTTATAGAGATCTAATTATTATCAGGCTATTGACTTAAAAAAAGTAGCATAGAGATATAACTTCGTGTTGAACTAAAGAACAAAGATGCATAGTCGAGCTAACAACGAGTTTTGATGATCGTGTGTGTTGCAGGTGCACCACAAGCAATGCTGCAAAGCTGTATCACTTTTGGAGCCTTTTCTTTCATCCTTGAAGGACTCAACAAAAGACAAACAGCTTTGGCTCACTCTGTCTCGCTGAGGCATGATCAAAGCAGAAGTCTCAAAGATGAGTTACCGCTCTCTTTGGCTCTCCCAATCCATGAAGAAATCAAAGgagctttctcttctttctgcgACTCCTTAACAAAACCCAAGAAGCTCGCATTTCCCCGCCCACGTTGAGTTTTTTTGTATCTTGCCAACCTCTTGTAATGACTTTTTGTAGATGTTGAAAAAACAGATGAAAATGGATTTGCGGCTTGAGCCAATGGATTTGCAGATTGAGCCAATGAGAAATAGagatgtttgtctttttcagacTATATAACAGATAGTGCTCGGATCTAATACCATTGATTATTTACCATAGTGAAAGACAAAGAAACAGTCCTTTGCTTGTTAGTTGTAACCAAAAAGCGCTTTGGAACAGTAACTTACGACCTTTGTAAGAAGCACAAGGTCTTAGATCCTCTCAAATGGTCTCTCGTCTTCATCTCATCATCAGGTTAACTGAACCAAAGATTTGttaacaatttaatttatgGAACTTTAACTGTTCCAAAGATTTGGTAAGAATGTAATTTATTGAACTTCAAGCAAATGGGGATGTAGCTCAGATGGTAGAGCGCTCGCTTAGCATGCGAGAGGTACGGGGATCGATACCCCGCATCTCCagttaatctatttttttctctctctcataATATCTaatccctccgttttttaatataagtcgttttacagaTATAcacgtagattaagaaaaccattaattttttatattttctaaacaaaaacatcattaactaTTTACCTAActacaattcaaccaatagaaaaatataaaatatattaccattggtcatacaacattaattattaataaattttacatagaaaaccgaaaacgacatataatttggaacaaaaaagtttttctaaaacgatttataataaaaaacggagggagtatttatTTGTACTCTTGTACTCTCATGAACTGACAAGTTGAGTTACAACTCAAACAGTTACTCTGAATTCAATTCATCCTTTTGCTCCGCAATAAATCTTCTGCTACATTCAAGTTATCAACAAATACCTGATATATATATGCACAAAAAGTCCATCTCGAACTTCAGCCACTACAATGAATGCAAATTGAAAACATACAAGAAGCAGCAGTGCAAAGATGAACaagtaattttaaattttatggttACAGAAAAAGATAAATCCTTAATTGATTTGGTTGTTCCGTGCCACATACGTAACAAGTAAAACATACAGAGAATATCCACTGCAGCAGTTTTACATCTAATAAATATACTggaaaatctaaaagaaaagtaaagactatataataattatccCGTGGTTGCTAAGGCTCGAACACACGGGTCAAAAAGCATGTTTGGTACAAAAAGCAAACGCAAATCTACAACACTTGACATCATTAACCCAcctaaaaatcaagaaaatataataatacagAAACATTCCGTGACCACTAAGGTTCGAACTCACGGGCCACCGGGGAATTTTTGTCAGCAGCCAAGACTTTTCATTATCTCTTTGAGCTTCTCAATCACAGCCGTTGGATCCGCCCGTGAATTAGCCAGATGCATCGGATGATACTCCAAACCTTTCCACTTAGCTATAAGCTCGAAATGCGGCCTCCGAAACTCTACGCTTATAATCTCAAAGATCGTTGTGTTTGGTGTTGCAGACACAATGTGTGTCAGTCCCGCTCCGTGAGCTCCTATAATGACCGACGCGTCTTGGATGGCTCTGACTTGATCTTTCATCGACATGTGTGCAAACAACCCGTTAACAAGGTTAATCCCGCATTTCGTCAGACCCGTGGAGCCGGAAGCAACCCACTGGCGCAAAGACTCGAACACTTCTTCCTCGTTGATGAGACGAGACTGGACTTTACCTCCGTGACGAGGGTGTGCTAAGTAGTCTTCACGTCGGACAAAGAGAACGTTGTGGACAGGggatgatgatgaagacgaCAGCGGTTTTTCTGTTGAGCGGTGTCTGTTCACAGGGAACCCGAATGCTGATCTGATCATTTCGCCAAACTCAGAGAGCCTCGCGGTTTTTTTGTTGTCAGGGCTTTGCCAGAGATTGTGAGCTGATTCTCCGTTGCAGTCAATCTCTCCGGACAAGCCCTTGAATAGAGCCGTCTCGTATCCCAACGGTGAGAGAATGGCGTGACGAAAACAAACCGGTTTGGTGAAGTTCTTTGCGTATCTGATTCCTGAAAACAAAGCGTTCCATGTTTCTTCTAGCTgcgtctgcaaaaaaaaaaggttcacaACATGGACATGAAACTCCTGCTAGATTCATCTAAAGTAACTACCAAGAAGAGGAGCGTACCGTGCAGTGTCCATCGATGAAAACAACGTGAGGACGATTAGGCAAACCGGCGACTCTAGAGGAAACGTAAGCGCTGTACCAATCTGTAACGGTATGGAACATATTCGCATACTCGAACCGAGTAACGAGCAGAGTTGGTTCCTCCACCCACTAGTGCCAAGCAAAAAGTAAAACCAAAACATCAATCAACAAGAAATTACATATGAttcaaaaaaatctaagaaaaattaCAATGTCAATGATTCATTAATGTATATCTTGAATTGGATTTGATCTTCCAAAACTGTTTTTGCTCCAAGATAAAACTTTCTAATTATGCATATCTATTGACTATCTATGTTCATATGTAATCATCACTCAGATCAATTAACGAACCTCTTCACAAACGAAATCATCAGTGGCAACAGCACGAATCGAACCAACCAAACCTCTCATCGTATGCCTACCAATGCCGCCTTCTTGAATATACTCATTCAACATCTCATCACTCACCAACCGCCGCGAAGCACCGCCGCCTCCTCCACCAATGCGGCGGTTTCTCTTACCTTCCGCCACCTCAAACGCGCCTTCACGAAACTCCGGAAGCTCAACCTCCTCGTTCCTCCCCATGACTTCCTCCAGCTTCTCGCCTCCCTTCGACATCGCGATCCGATCGGGGACCATCCTCAGATTCCGCCCCTCGCAAATCGAGCTCTCCAGCGTCTCGCTGTAGAAGCATCGGAACCAGCTTCCTTCGGAAACCGCCGTCGTCGGTTTGAGGAAGTCAACTCTCTTGGTGAATCCGTTCCCGAAGTAGCCTTCGCAGGAGCGAGTTGGTAGATCCTTCTGCGGCGGCGTCCAGGGGAGGTAGGAAGGTAGGATCGGCCACGGCTTCTGGATCGAGGATTGGTTGTTGGTGACGGAGACGCGGAATCGCGACGGGAGGTGGGAGTGATGCGGTGGCGGCTCgggagaggaggaagaagagtggAAAGCGAAGTAGATGCAGAGGAAGAGAGAGTTGAGGAGTAGCATGTAGAGGATTATCTTGAGGATCCGTGGGTTTCGCTTACTCATCATCTCTCTCGTTTCCTTGATTTGCGCTTTTCGAGAATTGATGGAACTGGACTTTCtatttttagattttcatcAGTTTCTCTCTCGATACTGTAGTCAAATCAAACGCCGGTGAAGGATTTAGTGGAGATCTTCATCGGAATTTTCGCCGGAAAGTTCGTTAAGGTGAcagaggtgaagaagaagaagaatctcgggatttttgcaaaagtgCCGATTTAGTCAAGGTGACAGAAAGTTCCATGGATTCTCTTCGCTTTTTCTTTGATTGTTTTACTGAACCAGACCGAAATAAACCGAACCGGgataaatttaatttgatatCGGAAATTTATTCAAACCGGAGGAAACCGAACGTTTCGCGAAacgtttccttttcttttttttgtcaaacgcGTTCAGTTACTTTTTAAATTCTTGTCACTCTCCCCTCTTGAAGATCACACACTTTCTCCAAAACGCCGGCTCAAAAGTCTTCAATCTCTCTGTTCGGTAAGTGTTGCTTTTACTTGTTTTACTACTTAGTCTAATCCTTGACTAATTTGTATGTTTAGATTCATGTAATGGTTGTGTACTTGTGAAATGAAATGAGAAGTATACCTGAGAAATAAAAGAGAGCTTTACGGTTTGATATACTTCGGTCTCGAAATAAAATTGTAGTCCGTGTTTATTTTTGTACTTAATCTGTTTTGACACTCTGTAATGACATTGAGTGACATAAACGTAGAGACTTGTCTCTGATCCGAagttttatataactatttttagattgttttttttaatctcttaaCATTGTATGTATTCCAAGTTTCCGACCTCTTGTATGTAATTTTCTTGTTCGATTGACAACATAATTGATAGTAGTCTTTCCTATATGTGTTTTAACGTCACCGATACTACTTAAAATG encodes:
- the LOC111211577 gene encoding beta-1,2-xylosyltransferase-like, which codes for MMSKRNPRILKIILYMLLLNSLFLCIYFAFHSSSSSPEPPPHHSHLPSRFRVSVTNNQSSIQKPWPILPSYLPWTPPQKDLPTRSCEGYFGNGFTKRVDFLKPTTAVSEGSWFRCFYSETLESSICEGRNLRMVPDRIAMSKGGEKLEEVMGRNEEVELPEFREGAFEVAEGKRNRRIGGGGGGASRRLVSDEMLNEYIQEGGIGRHTMRGLVGSIRAVATDDFVCEEWVEEPTLLVTRFEYANMFHTVTDWYSAYVSSRVAGLPNRPHVVFIDGHCTTQLEETWNALFSGIRYAKNFTKPVCFRHAILSPLGYETALFKGLSGEIDCNGESAHNLWQSPDNKKTARLSEFGEMIRSAFGFPVNRHRSTEKPLSSSSSSPVHNVLFVRREDYLAHPRHGGKVQSRLINEEEVFESLRQWVASGSTGLTKCGINLVNGLFAHMSMKDQVRAIQDASVIIGAHGAGLTHIVSATPNTTIFEIISVEFRRPHFELIAKWKGLEYHPMHLANSRADPTAVIEKLKEIMKSLGC